A genomic segment from Necator americanus strain Aroian chromosome III, whole genome shotgun sequence encodes:
- a CDS encoding hypothetical protein (NECATOR_CHRIII.G12237.T1) has product MGGIPIELVDEFRYLGCMLRNNDSYEKDVQQRCAKTNSASNFLRKRLWSTPIINGSQTVSGQERKQGAVEMPHQVQFFHDSALTRQCASNSTKHKIWRQREITWAFRDPFELLKDDHSRQLVRSLISTGFALWGDALDGRLEFEDVSHLVNNNNYVTKPPGVDIDILFARRSHGDEEAFDGKGNMVAHSGYPPKGILHLDADEEWSFDGSRGVDLRYVMIHEIGHLLGLRHSRKRSSIMSKYYRNLSTGMRLPRVDILSIKRLYRISDRYS; this is encoded by the exons ATGGGCGGAATACCGATCGAACTTGTCGATGAGTTccgttacctgggctgtatgctgaggAACAACgacagctacgagaaagatgttcagcaaagatgcgctaagacCAATTCTGCATCAAACTTTTTAAGGAAACGTCTATGGTCAACCCCCATCATCAATGGTAGTCAGACAGTGTCAGGCCAGGAGAGGAAGCAGGGTGCAGTAGAAATGCCTCATCAAGTGCAATTTTTCCATGACAGTGCCCTCACGAGGCAATG CGCTTCCAATTCTACAAAGCACAAGATATGGCGACAAAGAGAAATCACATGGGCATTTCGAGATCCATTTGAATTACTGAAGGATGATCACAGTCGTCAGTTAGTGAG ATCACTTATATCGACAGGTTTTGCTCTGTGGGGAGACGCACTGGATGGAAGGCTCGAGTTCGAAGATGTTTCTCACCTcgtgaacaacaacaattatGTGACTAAACCTCCTGGAGTTGATATAGATATTCTTTTTGCTAGACGATCCCACGGTGATGAAGAG GCGTTCGACGGCAAAGGCAACATGGTCGCTCACTCAGGATATCCACCGAAGGGGATTCTACATCTAGATGCCGACGAAGAGTGGTCGTTTGATGGCTCCCGCGGAGTTGATTTGCGTTAC GTAATGATACACGAGATCGGTCATCTATTAGGACTGCGACATTCTCGCAAAAGATCTTCTATCATGAGCAAGTACTACCG AAATCTCTCAACGGGAATGCGACTTCCACGCGTAGATATTCTATCGATAAAACGACTGTATCGAATCAGTGACAGATACTCATAG
- a CDS encoding hypothetical protein (NECATOR_CHRIII.G12236.T1), producing the protein MAKSTLQKCAVTQHIANAYSLKGQLPEGSMESLATAIHFFKTKCQTLSSELRQVALPELLGYLSMRLLRCKKHASETGPPAVWSDGDYTISCGDSDEKKAVLRDSCEERLKESGGGIWLNVVPNCVCTTA; encoded by the coding sequence ATGGCCAAAAGTACATTACAAAAATGTGCTGTCACACAGCACATCGCCAATGCCTATAGCCtaaaaggtcaactgcctgaagggagcatggaatctctGGCAACagccattcatttcttcaagaCGAAGTGCCAaacactgtcgagtgaactccgaCAAGTAGCCCTGCCTGAACTTCTGGGATATCTCTCTATGCGTTTGCTGCGTTGCAAGAAACATGCATCAGAGACCGGCCCGCCAGCAGTGTGGAGTGATGGAGATTACACCATCAGCTGTGGCGATTCTGATGAAAAGAAGGCGGTGCTGCGCGATAGTTGTGAGGAACGACTAAAAGaatctggtggaggaatttggctcaacgtcgtcccGAACTGCGTTTGTACGACTGCATGA